One segment of Nostoc piscinale CENA21 DNA contains the following:
- a CDS encoding peptidoglycan-binding domain-containing protein — protein MKLQDFLANANEIGKLGFEAIAQDKELATQIQILLIGLNLLEPPADGKFGPVSGEALEKFQELTKTGETGYLGAVTAKKLIETKPEDLPKPPLKLGNDIASRIVKYMLDKKYQVFTAPKEYNIVYLEGINEDWTRNNDAPNEFNDRRIILEVVDGVPKIVNHWRATTEPGSYYTVVKPLNPKGAARIQFGQYKAWRVGTHGIGGSRPHEALVQAGTITVCRDFNKDFQRVGDQLDTGDDFAINQHWGYDFPKNDIRGASAGCLVGNLLKGHQEFMALVKQDRRYVANRDYMFYTTVISGDDLLKKFPG, from the coding sequence ATGAAATTACAAGATTTCTTAGCAAATGCAAATGAAATAGGTAAATTAGGATTTGAAGCGATCGCTCAAGACAAGGAACTAGCTACTCAGATCCAAATATTATTGATTGGCTTAAATTTACTGGAACCACCAGCGGATGGAAAATTTGGCCCAGTTTCTGGCGAAGCTCTCGAAAAATTCCAAGAATTAACCAAAACTGGAGAAACGGGTTATTTAGGAGCAGTCACAGCCAAAAAACTGATTGAAACCAAACCGGAGGATCTTCCTAAACCTCCATTAAAACTAGGTAACGACATAGCCAGCAGAATTGTTAAATATATGCTGGATAAAAAATATCAGGTATTTACTGCACCTAAAGAATACAACATTGTTTATCTAGAGGGAATTAACGAAGACTGGACTCGCAACAATGATGCACCCAACGAATTTAATGATCGACGGATTATTCTTGAAGTAGTTGATGGTGTTCCTAAAATCGTTAATCACTGGCGAGCTACTACTGAACCAGGTAGCTACTACACAGTTGTAAAACCCCTCAATCCTAAAGGTGCAGCAAGAATACAGTTTGGGCAATACAAAGCTTGGCGTGTGGGAACTCATGGTATCGGTGGTAGCCGACCTCACGAAGCATTAGTACAAGCTGGAACAATTACTGTTTGTCGAGATTTCAACAAAGATTTTCAACGTGTTGGAGACCAACTTGATACAGGTGACGATTTTGCAATTAACCAACATTGGGGCTATGATTTCCCTAAAAATGACATTCGCGGTGCTAGTGCAGGTTGTTTAGTGGGTAACTTGCTTAAGGGACACCAAGAATTTATGGCACTTGTTAAACAAGACCGCCGCTATGTAGCTAATCGTGATTATATGTTTTATACAACAGTAATTTCTGGAGATGATTTATTGAAGAAGTTTCCTGGGTAA